A window from Bacteroidota bacterium encodes these proteins:
- a CDS encoding acyl carrier protein, with translation MSDIASRVKKIIVDKLGVDEAEVTNEASFTNDLGADSLDTVELIMEFEKEFNISIPDEQAETITTVGQAIAYLDEHAK, from the coding sequence ATGTCAGACATTGCATCAAGAGTTAAAAAGATTATTGTTGATAAACTAGGTGTTGACGAAGCAGAAGTAACAAACGAAGCCTCATTTACCAATGATTTAGGTGCCGATTCACTGGACACCGTAGAACTCATTATGGAATTCGAAAAAGAATTCAACATCTCCATCCCTGATGAGCAGGCTGAGACCATTACTACTGTGGGCCAGGCAATTGCTTATCTCGATGAACATGCCAAATAA
- a CDS encoding iron-sulfur cluster assembly accessory protein, with amino-acid sequence MSSNVALENSIYVSDKAKAKVKQLMADAGIADDSSYFLRVGVVGGGCSGLSYKLDFDNETKPMDQVFEDNGTKVVTDLKSFLYLVNTMLDFSDGLNGKGFYFSNPNASRTCGCGESFSV; translated from the coding sequence ATGAGTAGTAATGTAGCATTAGAGAATAGTATTTATGTAAGTGATAAAGCAAAGGCTAAGGTGAAACAACTGATGGCTGATGCAGGCATTGCTGATGATTCTTCTTATTTTTTAAGAGTAGGTGTTGTAGGTGGCGGTTGTTCGGGATTAAGCTATAAACTCGATTTCGATAACGAAACAAAACCGATGGACCAGGTGTTCGAGGATAACGGAACAAAAGTGGTGACAGATCTGAAGAGTTTTTTATATCTCGTAAACACGATGCTTGATTTTAGTGATGGTTTGAATGGAAAAGGGTTTTATTTCAGCAACCCAAATGCAAGCCGTACCTGCGGATGCGGTGAGAGTTTTTCAGTATAA
- a CDS encoding biotin--[acetyl-CoA-carboxylase] ligase, translating to MGLIHAGMAQHGMAIFTQNQTAGKGQRGKNWVSEPGTNIALSVIIKPDPLKLHEQFYLSAATALAVHQFFSKYAGEDDTKIKWPNDLYWRDRKAGGILIESVVSSRESGGGIWEWAVIGIGININQTSFPDDLPNPVSLKQITGKDFNAAMLAKELCVCLDEKFSFLMSGSKNEAIEKYNHHLYKLNEKVKLKKDNRVFDAIIKNVSPSGKLMTTHAVDEEFDFGSVEWVIEKIK from the coding sequence ATGGGGTTGATTCATGCGGGAATGGCACAGCATGGAATGGCCATTTTTACCCAAAATCAAACCGCCGGTAAAGGACAGAGGGGTAAGAACTGGGTTTCCGAGCCGGGAACTAATATTGCACTATCCGTTATCATCAAACCCGACCCACTCAAACTGCATGAACAGTTTTACTTAAGTGCCGCAACTGCTTTAGCCGTCCATCAATTTTTTTCGAAATATGCCGGGGAGGATGATACAAAAATCAAATGGCCCAATGATTTGTATTGGCGTGACAGAAAGGCGGGTGGGATTTTGATTGAGTCGGTGGTTAGCAGCCGGGAGTCAGGAGGCGGAATTTGGGAGTGGGCGGTAATAGGAATAGGAATAAATATTAATCAAACTAGTTTTCCGGATGATCTGCCAAACCCCGTTTCATTAAAACAGATCACTGGAAAAGATTTTAATGCTGCTATGCTGGCGAAAGAATTATGTGTTTGCTTAGATGAAAAATTCAGCTTTTTAATGAGTGGAAGCAAAAATGAGGCGATAGAAAAATACAACCACCACTTATACAAGCTGAATGAAAAAGTAAAATTGAAAAAAGATAATCGAGTATTTGATGCTATCATAAAGAATGTTTCACCATCAGGCAAACTAATGACTACTCATGCGGTTGATGAAGAGTTTGACTTTGGGTCAGTGGAATGGGTGATTGAAAAGATTAAATAA
- the rsfS gene encoding ribosome silencing factor, which produces MEQLTTLTNRKKKASVRLNKSSKIIKTIVKAIRDKKAENIISLDLRKIKEAVADFFIICEASNPQQVRAIAENVEHQVLSICDEKPYHHEGYQKMNWILVDYVNVVVHVMLSDTRKFYKLEEMWSDAVEEEITD; this is translated from the coding sequence TTGGAACAATTGACCACCCTTACCAACCGCAAAAAGAAAGCTTCAGTTCGGTTAAATAAAAGCTCAAAAATCATAAAGACAATTGTCAAGGCCATCCGGGACAAAAAAGCGGAAAATATCATTTCACTTGATTTACGGAAGATAAAAGAGGCAGTTGCTGATTTCTTTATTATTTGCGAAGCCAGCAACCCTCAACAGGTGCGGGCAATTGCTGAGAATGTAGAACACCAGGTGCTAAGCATTTGTGATGAAAAACCATATCATCATGAAGGCTATCAAAAGATGAACTGGATATTGGTTGACTATGTAAATGTAGTAGTGCATGTAATGCTTTCGGATACAAGAAAATTTTATAAACTGGAAGAAATGTGGAGTGATGCAGTTGAAGAAGAAATTACAGATTAA
- the rnc gene encoding ribonuclease III: MDFFKNFFKESQGSSFKKELKNILGYKPNNISLYKTALTHRSVRESADENNERLEYLGDAVLSAMVADYLFKRYPYKGEGFLTEMRSKMVNRTQLNDIAIRMGLKKVTYFNKLDGSLKMSQIFGNTLEALVGAVYLDLGYKKASSWVMDHIILPHMFMDDLENLEINHKNKLYGWANKNGKNLEFETLEEKIENGRRLFTIGAVVDGELLAQGKAFNKKDASQIASQIAVEKLGLQNADGVEEGF; encoded by the coding sequence GTGGATTTTTTTAAAAACTTTTTCAAGGAATCGCAGGGTTCTTCGTTTAAAAAGGAACTGAAGAACATACTGGGTTATAAACCCAATAATATCTCTCTTTATAAAACGGCTCTTACACACCGCAGTGTTCGTGAAAGTGCAGATGAAAATAATGAGCGGCTTGAATATCTCGGTGATGCCGTATTGAGTGCAATGGTGGCCGATTATCTTTTCAAACGTTATCCCTACAAAGGTGAGGGGTTCCTTACCGAGATGCGCAGTAAAATGGTAAACCGTACCCAGCTCAATGATATTGCTATTCGCATGGGGTTAAAAAAAGTTACCTACTTCAATAAACTGGATGGCTCGTTAAAAATGAGCCAGATATTTGGCAACACACTGGAAGCATTGGTTGGCGCCGTGTATCTCGACCTCGGCTATAAAAAAGCAAGCAGTTGGGTAATGGATCACATCATACTGCCACATATGTTTATGGATGATCTGGAAAATCTTGAGATCAACCATAAAAACAAACTCTATGGCTGGGCTAATAAGAATGGAAAGAATCTTGAGTTTGAAACACTGGAAGAAAAAATTGAGAATGGCCGTCGCTTATTTACAATTGGCGCTGTAGTAGATGGTGAATTGCTTGCGCAAGGAAAAGCTTTTAATAAAAAAGATGCTTCACAGATCGCTTCACAGATCGCAGTGGAGAAACTTGGCTTGCAGAATGCTGATGGAGTAGAAGAAGGTTTTTAA
- a CDS encoding gamma-glutamylcyclotransferase — protein sequence MNQLFVYGLLRSGFRSPAYEYISRYFTFVANAKVRGELFDLGSYPAGIKSNGNKFIIGELYRITNEKEFAWAMGQLDDFEGVSVEPDEVQLYKRELTEVHYDDIVTQAWIYWYNGDVSGKPVIESGDIIEYIETKMTK from the coding sequence ATGAACCAGTTGTTTGTTTATGGATTATTGCGGAGCGGTTTCCGCAGTCCAGCCTACGAATACATCAGCCGCTATTTTACATTCGTTGCAAATGCAAAAGTAAGAGGGGAGTTGTTTGATCTCGGTAGTTATCCTGCAGGTATAAAATCAAATGGAAATAAATTTATTATTGGTGAGTTATATCGCATCACAAATGAAAAAGAATTTGCATGGGCTATGGGGCAGTTGGATGACTTTGAAGGAGTATCGGTAGAGCCGGATGAAGTTCAATTATACAAACGTGAATTAACTGAAGTTCATTATGACGATATTGTTACACAAGCATGGATATATTGGTATAACGGTGATGTAAGTGGTAAACCAGTAATTGAATCAGGAGATATAATTGAATATATAGAAACCAAGATGACGAAATAA
- a CDS encoding GNAT family N-acetyltransferase encodes MALKIIDHGTHEYRLMLKLREDLLRKPLGISFTKEELEKEKSDVLIGAFDDDDILGCCMLVEMEPGVVRLRQLAVLNNLQGKGVGTAILQFSENLARDLGYKKITMHARKNTVDFFEKLGYQTVGEEFIEITIPHFEMHKEL; translated from the coding sequence ATGGCTTTGAAAATTATTGATCACGGCACTCATGAGTACCGGCTTATGCTAAAGTTGCGGGAAGATCTGCTGCGGAAACCATTAGGCATTTCATTTACCAAAGAAGAACTGGAAAAAGAAAAAAGCGATGTACTGATTGGTGCATTTGATGACGATGATATTCTTGGATGCTGTATGCTGGTGGAAATGGAACCGGGTGTGGTAAGGTTACGGCAGCTCGCTGTATTAAATAATTTGCAGGGAAAAGGTGTCGGTACCGCTATTCTCCAGTTTTCAGAAAACCTGGCCCGTGATCTCGGTTATAAAAAAATAACCATGCATGCCCGCAAGAACACAGTAGATTTTTTTGAAAAACTAGGTTACCAGACAGTAGGTGAAGAATTTATTGAGATAACCATTCCGCATTTTGAAATGCATAAAGAACTGTAA
- the mce gene encoding methylmalonyl-CoA epimerase: protein MKKVEHIGIAVKSFTSSIPLFEKLLNTNCYKTELVESENVNTAFFRQGETKIELLESTDPDGVVAKFIEKKGEGVHHIAFDVDDIEAEIERMKKEGFILLNKKPKKGADNKLVCFLHPKTTNGILIELCQSISPDKEK from the coding sequence ATGAAAAAAGTAGAACATATTGGCATAGCAGTAAAGAGTTTTACCAGCTCAATCCCACTGTTTGAAAAACTATTGAACACCAACTGCTACAAAACTGAATTGGTTGAATCGGAAAATGTAAACACTGCTTTTTTCAGGCAGGGAGAAACAAAGATCGAGCTTCTTGAAAGTACTGATCCCGATGGAGTGGTCGCAAAATTCATAGAAAAAAAAGGCGAGGGTGTTCATCATATTGCTTTTGACGTGGATGATATAGAGGCGGAGATAGAACGGATGAAAAAAGAAGGATTTATTCTGTTGAACAAAAAACCCAAAAAAGGAGCAGATAATAAGTTGGTTTGTTTTCTCCATCCAAAAACCACTAATGGAATATTGATCGAGTTGTGTCAATCCATCAGCCCTGATAAAGAAAAATAA
- the gldF gene encoding gliding motility-associated ABC transporter permease subunit GldF, translated as MWSICKKELRQFFSSLTGYIVIIVFLLVNGLVLFVFDNNILDTGYATLDRFFQLAPWILLLLVPATTMRSFSEEFKTGTFEILQTRPLSRWQIVWGKYWGSLLVVFIALLPSIIYFLSIQQLSSGEGLDTGATIGSYIGLFFLAAVFTAIGICASSFTNNAVVAFIISLIGCALLYYGFNAISKLPALENGADYYVDMIGVDFHYQSISRGLIDTRDLIYFLSIIILFLTITHQNLKKK; from the coding sequence ATGTGGTCCATCTGTAAGAAAGAACTCCGTCAATTTTTCAGCAGTCTCACCGGCTATATTGTTATCATTGTTTTTTTATTGGTAAATGGATTGGTATTATTTGTATTTGATAATAATATATTGGATACCGGCTATGCCACACTCGACCGTTTTTTCCAGTTAGCTCCATGGATATTGTTATTACTCGTTCCTGCTACTACTATGCGGAGCTTTTCGGAGGAATTCAAAACAGGGACTTTTGAGATTTTACAGACAAGACCACTCAGCCGCTGGCAGATCGTTTGGGGTAAATATTGGGGTAGCCTTCTTGTAGTGTTTATTGCGTTGCTCCCATCCATCATCTATTTTCTTTCCATTCAGCAACTCTCATCCGGCGAGGGATTAGATACCGGTGCCACGATTGGTTCTTATATTGGTTTGTTCTTTTTGGCTGCTGTTTTTACTGCTATAGGAATTTGTGCAAGCAGCTTTACTAATAATGCTGTTGTAGCTTTTATTATATCATTGATCGGTTGTGCATTGCTGTATTATGGTTTTAATGCCATCAGTAAGTTACCGGCTCTTGAAAACGGTGCTGATTATTATGTGGATATGATCGGTGTGGATTTTCATTATCAGAGTATCAGCCGCGGATTGATTGACACAAGAGATCTGATTTATTTCCTTAGCATAATAATTTTATTCTTAACTATCACGCATCAAAACCTGAAAAAGAAATAA
- a CDS encoding lactate utilization protein B/C produces the protein MSFSLSKENILRKIRQALAQPTPVPFPKSENNENVFQPLSQEPEVEFAEQFSKLQGRFVYCVNSQELAFQLNSLINKQGWQKVYCIETQLADMLGSQFGAKRITDDLAGCDVSITGCEALVARTGSIVMSSAQPSGRNTSVYAPIHICIAFTSQVVVDIKDALLLVKDKYRNNPPSLITFATGPSRTADIEKTLVVGVHGPKEVFCFLVEG, from the coding sequence ATGAGTTTTTCACTTTCAAAGGAAAACATTTTAAGAAAAATACGCCAGGCACTGGCTCAACCCACACCTGTCCCTTTCCCGAAAAGTGAAAACAATGAAAACGTCTTTCAGCCATTATCACAAGAGCCGGAAGTAGAATTTGCAGAACAATTCAGTAAGCTCCAGGGGCGGTTTGTATATTGCGTAAACAGTCAAGAGCTGGCATTTCAGCTGAATAGTCTTATTAATAAACAAGGCTGGCAAAAAGTTTATTGTATCGAAACGCAGCTTGCTGATATGCTCGGTTCGCAGTTTGGTGCAAAAAGAATTACTGATGATTTAGCTGGTTGTGATGTATCAATAACGGGTTGTGAAGCATTAGTAGCCCGTACTGGTAGTATTGTAATGAGTTCTGCACAACCAAGTGGCCGGAATACAAGTGTATATGCGCCAATTCATATCTGTATTGCATTTACCAGCCAGGTAGTAGTGGATATAAAAGATGCACTGCTCTTAGTAAAAGATAAGTATCGAAACAATCCTCCTTCTCTCATCACTTTCGCTACCGGTCCAAGCCGCACGGCTGATATTGAAAAAACGCTGGTGGTCGGCGTACACGGTCCCAAGGAAGTATTTTGTTTTTTGGTGGAAGGTTAA
- the fabF gene encoding beta-ketoacyl-ACP synthase II has translation MELKRVVITGMGAITPVGNTLNDYWNGLINGVSGAANITLFDASKFKTKFACEIKGFDPLKFLDRKEARKVDRFTQIALVASDEAVADAGITKENANADRVGVVFASGIGGLITFQEEVINFAKGDGTPRFNPFFIPKMILDIAAGQISMRHGFRGPNFAVVSACASSTNAMMEAFNLIRLDKADIIVTGGAEAVISEAGVGGFNAMKALSERNDSPETASRPYDKERDGFVMGEGAGVVIFEELEHAIKRGAKIYCEVKGGGATADAHHLTAPHPEGLGARNVMIAALKDAGMKPSDIDYINTHGTATPLGDGAEVKAIVEVFGEHAKKINISSTKSMTGHCLGAAGVIEAIACIQSVVHDLIPPTINHFTDDPELPDLNYTFNKAQKRTVNAALSNTFGFGGHNACLIVKKYKK, from the coding sequence ATGGAATTAAAAAGGGTAGTTATAACAGGCATGGGCGCCATCACTCCCGTCGGTAACACACTGAATGACTATTGGAATGGCTTGATCAACGGTGTTAGCGGAGCTGCTAATATTACATTGTTTGATGCGTCAAAATTCAAAACAAAGTTTGCCTGCGAAATAAAAGGTTTTGACCCGCTGAAATTCCTTGATAGAAAAGAAGCAAGAAAAGTTGATCGCTTTACCCAGATTGCTTTAGTGGCAAGTGATGAGGCTGTTGCAGATGCGGGTATCACAAAAGAAAATGCAAATGCTGACCGGGTAGGGGTTGTATTTGCCAGCGGCATCGGCGGGTTGATCACATTCCAGGAAGAGGTGATCAATTTTGCAAAAGGCGATGGCACACCACGTTTCAATCCTTTCTTTATTCCTAAAATGATATTGGATATCGCCGCAGGGCAAATATCTATGCGGCATGGTTTCCGCGGTCCCAACTTCGCTGTTGTGAGTGCCTGCGCTTCATCTACCAATGCAATGATGGAAGCATTTAATCTGATACGATTAGATAAAGCTGATATAATAGTAACAGGCGGAGCCGAAGCAGTGATAAGTGAAGCAGGTGTAGGTGGTTTCAATGCAATGAAAGCTTTAAGCGAAAGAAATGATAGTCCGGAAACAGCCTCCCGCCCTTATGACAAAGAACGGGATGGTTTTGTAATGGGCGAAGGTGCTGGCGTGGTAATCTTTGAAGAACTGGAGCATGCCATTAAACGCGGAGCAAAAATTTATTGTGAAGTGAAAGGTGGTGGTGCTACTGCCGACGCACATCATTTAACTGCACCACATCCTGAAGGATTAGGTGCAAGAAACGTAATGATCGCTGCGCTAAAAGATGCAGGTATGAAGCCATCAGACATTGATTATATCAACACACATGGTACAGCTACACCATTAGGTGATGGTGCTGAAGTAAAGGCCATCGTTGAAGTATTTGGTGAGCATGCTAAAAAAATAAATATCAGTTCTACTAAATCAATGACAGGACATTGTCTCGGCGCAGCCGGGGTAATAGAAGCGATTGCTTGTATTCAATCCGTGGTGCATGATCTGATACCTCCTACTATCAATCATTTTACTGACGATCCTGAATTACCCGATTTGAATTATACTTTCAATAAAGCACAGAAAAGAACAGTGAACGCTGCATTGAGCAACACATTTGGTTTTGGCGGACACAATGCCTGCTTGATAGTAAAAAAGTATAAAAAGTAA
- the iscU gene encoding Fe-S cluster assembly scaffold IscU: protein MAYSEKVIDHYQNPKNVGTLDKSKSNVGTGLVGAPECGDVMRLQIEVDDATGMIKDAKFKTFGCGSAIASSSLATEWLKGKSVDDAIKIDNMTIVEELNLPPVKIHCSVLAEDAIKAAVNDYRKKNGLPELKFEESVVH, encoded by the coding sequence ATGGCATACTCAGAAAAAGTGATTGATCACTACCAGAATCCGAAAAATGTAGGAACACTGGATAAGAGCAAATCAAATGTAGGGACAGGCCTTGTTGGTGCACCTGAGTGCGGTGACGTAATGCGCCTGCAGATCGAAGTAGATGATGCTACCGGTATGATCAAGGATGCCAAGTTCAAAACATTTGGCTGCGGTTCAGCTATTGCATCTTCTTCACTCGCTACTGAGTGGCTGAAAGGTAAATCAGTAGATGATGCTATTAAGATCGATAACATGACCATCGTTGAAGAACTGAATCTTCCCCCGGTAAAAATTCACTGTTCAGTGCTGGCAGAAGATGCTATCAAAGCAGCAGTAAATGATTATCGCAAGAAGAATGGTTTACCTGAGTTGAAGTTTGAAGAGAGTGTTGTACATTAA
- the hflB gene encoding ATP-dependent zinc metalloprotease FtsH, which produces MSQQQYNKNEKNRPGQPGDNSNTPPPKGPRFSIYWVYVIIAAFLIGFQIFGSWKASMADTDFKTFNQMIISGDVDHIENVDNKKTIRIYLKKDSVKKYEKLIKDGGGKATAEGPQFYFKYSGEDFSKRMDDFYARNSIPDTNRVREEVKPERDWFAPILNFLLPILIIIGIWVLLMRKMGGGAGSGGGPGGIFNIGKSKATLFDKGTRVNITFADVAGLDEAKVEVMEIVDFLKNPKKYTSLGGKIPKGALLVGPPGTGKTLLAKAMAGEAQVPFFSLSGSDFVEMFVGVGASRVRDLFKQAREKAPCIIFIDEIDAIGRARGKNLMMSNDERESTLNQMLVEMDGFGTDTGIIVLAATNRPDVLDNALLRPGRFDRQITIDKPDVKGREDIFKVHLKPIKISKKLDIHKLAEQTPGFAGADIANVCNEAALIAARKGKEAVDMEDFQDAVDRVIGGLEKKNKIIAPHEKRIIAYHEAGHAICGWYLEHAYPLLKVTIVPRGTAALGYAQYTPKEQYLYNTDQLNDQICMTLGGRASEEIFFDKISTGAQNDLQQITRMAYAMVTVYGMNDKVGNVSFYDPMNENAFTKPYSEETSKIIDQEVRKLIDVAYERTKQLLTDKKAQVEKLAEALLDKEVLFQSDVEALIGKRPYEEKKTLDVAEETVASPEEQAAVPVNPAKEDIKPIDEQTGNVGLAPSM; this is translated from the coding sequence ATGTCGCAGCAACAATATAATAAAAACGAGAAAAACCGCCCCGGTCAGCCGGGAGATAATTCAAATACTCCGCCGCCGAAAGGGCCTAGGTTCAGTATCTATTGGGTGTATGTTATCATCGCAGCTTTTTTGATCGGCTTCCAGATATTCGGCAGCTGGAAAGCATCAATGGCGGATACAGACTTCAAAACTTTTAACCAGATGATCATTTCTGGTGATGTAGATCATATCGAAAACGTTGACAATAAAAAAACGATCCGCATTTACCTGAAAAAGGATAGCGTAAAAAAATATGAAAAGCTCATTAAAGATGGTGGCGGAAAAGCTACTGCTGAAGGGCCGCAGTTTTATTTCAAATATTCAGGAGAAGATTTTTCAAAAAGAATGGATGATTTCTATGCCCGTAACAGTATTCCCGACACCAATCGTGTAAGAGAGGAAGTAAAGCCAGAAAGAGATTGGTTTGCACCCATACTAAATTTTCTATTGCCAATCCTTATCATCATAGGTATTTGGGTATTGTTGATGCGGAAAATGGGTGGCGGTGCCGGAAGTGGCGGAGGCCCCGGTGGTATTTTTAATATTGGTAAATCAAAAGCTACATTATTTGACAAAGGAACAAGAGTGAATATAACTTTCGCAGATGTTGCAGGGCTTGATGAAGCAAAGGTGGAAGTGATGGAGATTGTTGACTTCCTTAAGAATCCTAAAAAGTATACTTCACTTGGAGGCAAAATTCCAAAAGGAGCATTGCTGGTTGGCCCTCCGGGTACTGGTAAAACATTATTAGCAAAAGCAATGGCAGGCGAAGCACAGGTTCCATTCTTTAGTTTAAGTGGTTCCGACTTTGTTGAAATGTTTGTTGGTGTTGGTGCAAGCCGTGTAAGAGACCTGTTTAAGCAGGCAAGAGAAAAAGCTCCTTGTATAATTTTTATTGATGAGATAGATGCTATTGGCCGTGCAAGAGGAAAGAATTTAATGATGAGTAATGATGAACGTGAAAGCACATTGAATCAAATGCTCGTAGAGATGGATGGATTTGGAACCGACACCGGCATTATTGTATTGGCTGCAACCAACCGTCCCGATGTGTTGGATAATGCACTGTTACGTCCCGGAAGATTTGACCGGCAGATAACAATTGATAAACCGGATGTAAAAGGAAGAGAAGATATTTTTAAAGTGCATCTGAAACCAATTAAAATTTCTAAAAAACTCGATATACATAAACTGGCAGAGCAAACACCCGGTTTTGCCGGTGCTGATATTGCCAATGTTTGTAATGAAGCTGCACTGATTGCTGCGAGAAAAGGAAAAGAAGCAGTAGATATGGAAGATTTCCAGGATGCAGTAGATCGTGTGATCGGTGGATTGGAAAAGAAAAATAAGATCATTGCACCGCATGAAAAAAGGATCATTGCTTATCATGAAGCTGGTCATGCTATTTGCGGATGGTATCTTGAGCATGCTTATCCTTTATTGAAAGTAACGATTGTGCCAAGAGGCACAGCAGCGCTGGGTTATGCGCAGTATACTCCGAAAGAACAATATCTGTACAACACCGATCAGTTAAATGATCAGATCTGTATGACACTTGGTGGTCGTGCAAGCGAGGAAATTTTCTTTGACAAAATTTCTACCGGTGCACAAAATGACCTGCAGCAGATAACTCGTATGGCTTATGCAATGGTAACTGTGTATGGTATGAACGACAAAGTAGGTAATGTAAGTTTTTATGATCCGATGAATGAAAACGCCTTTACAAAACCTTATAGCGAAGAGACTTCAAAGATCATTGACCAGGAAGTAAGAAAACTGATAGATGTAGCATATGAAAGAACAAAGCAATTACTTACAGATAAAAAAGCACAGGTAGAAAAACTGGCCGAAGCATTATTGGATAAAGAAGTTTTGTTCCAAAGCGATGTAGAAGCATTAATTGGAAAACGTCCTTATGAAGAAAAGAAAACACTTGACGTTGCAGAAGAAACTGTTGCATCTCCGGAAGAACAAGCTGCAGTTCCTGTAAATCCTGCAAAAGAGGATATAAAACCTATAGATGAACAAACCGGCAACGTAGGATTGGCCCCATCGATGTAA
- a CDS encoding IscS subfamily cysteine desulfurase, translating into MKLPIYLDHNATTPCDPRVVDAMVPYFTQSFGNAASRNHPFGWQAEGAVDDAREQVAKLIGADPKEIIFTSGATEADNLAIKGVYEMYASKGNHIITCNIEHKAVLDTCKHIEKEGGEVTYLKVNDDGLIDLKELEAAIKPSTILIAIMYANNEIGTVMPMKEISVIAKKHGVLVFTDATQAVGKIPVDVNKDGIDLLAMTAHKMYGPKGIGALYVRRKNPRVKVTAQMDGGGHERGMRSGTLNVPGIVGFGKACELAMNEMEADAKRLSILRDKLENGLMQLEEAYINGSKQYRLPHVTNISFKYVEGEGLLMGFNKDIALSSGSACTSASLEPSYVLKALGLGDDLAHSSLRFGLGRFTTEDQIDYTIEAVSKTVTKLREMSPLWEMFKEGIDMNSIEWAHH; encoded by the coding sequence GTGAAACTTCCTATATATCTTGACCACAATGCAACGACCCCGTGTGATCCCCGAGTAGTGGATGCGATGGTACCTTATTTTACCCAAAGTTTTGGTAATGCAGCAAGCCGTAACCATCCTTTTGGCTGGCAGGCTGAAGGTGCAGTAGATGATGCCCGCGAGCAGGTGGCTAAATTGATCGGTGCCGATCCAAAAGAAATTATTTTTACTTCAGGCGCAACGGAAGCAGACAATCTTGCTATTAAAGGTGTGTATGAAATGTATGCAAGCAAAGGCAATCATATCATCACCTGCAATATCGAACACAAAGCCGTGCTTGATACTTGTAAGCATATAGAAAAAGAAGGTGGTGAAGTAACTTACCTGAAAGTAAATGATGATGGATTGATCGATCTGAAAGAACTGGAAGCAGCAATCAAACCTTCAACAATTCTTATCGCTATCATGTACGCCAATAATGAAATTGGTACAGTGATGCCGATGAAAGAGATCAGCGTTATTGCAAAAAAACATGGAGTACTTGTTTTTACTGATGCTACACAAGCAGTTGGTAAAATACCTGTGGATGTAAATAAAGATGGCATTGACCTGCTGGCTATGACAGCTCATAAAATGTATGGTCCGAAAGGAATTGGTGCTTTATATGTTCGCCGTAAAAATCCAAGAGTGAAAGTAACTGCACAAATGGATGGCGGTGGCCACGAAAGAGGAATGAGAAGCGGAACATTGAATGTACCAGGCATTGTCGGATTTGGTAAAGCTTGTGAACTGGCAATGAATGAAATGGAAGCTGATGCAAAACGTCTCAGCATTTTGCGTGATAAACTGGAGAATGGATTAATGCAACTGGAAGAAGCTTATATAAATGGAAGTAAACAATACAGGTTGCCACATGTAACGAATATTTCGTTCAAATACGTTGAAGGTGAAGGACTTTTGATGGGCTTTAATAAAGACATTGCACTTTCTTCCGGTTCGGCATGTACTTCTGCCTCACTTGAACCGTCTTATGTATTGAAAGCACTGGGGCTGGGAGATGATCTGGCACATAGTTCGCTCCGTTTTGGGTTAGGCAGGTTTACTACAGAAGACCAAATAGATTATACAATTGAAGCAGTTTCTAAAACGGTAACTAAATTAAGAGAGATGAGTCCGCTTTGGGAAATGTTTAAGGAAGGAATAGATATGAATAGCATTGAATGGGCACATCATTAA